GTATTTAGATTATTCTGCCTAAAAgatttactctaatatttgaaTCAAGTCTTATAAAGTTGtataatgtgattaaaaaattaAAGCAACTGGGCTGAAACAGCACTGTAAGAATGGTATTTGCTGTTTAAAGCCTCACAGGGTAATGCGTTACCCATTATATACTCATTGTCACGGCTTTTATAACTGTGGATGAGTCTAGAACTTGTATTACTGTCATCTCTGTGAAGATGTTTTAACACTGAAGTGAGCAAACGCTTTGcaattcaagttaaaaaaaaaaaaaaatcaagaaaggGGCAGTAACTGTAGTTTGAGGATCAGAGGAATGGGAATTATAACCCTTGAACTGCCTGATGAAAGATTCAGTGtgatatttagtggcatctagtggtaaaACTGAAGATTACATCTATACATACCCTGTTCTATAGAGACAAATCACTCATCTACTAAAGTTTTGAAAAGTTGCAAAAACTAAAAATGGAAATAATGCATTACTATAACCTGGTTTGAGAGCCAAGTAGGCTGATGTGTCACCAGCAGGTGGCACTGTTGGTTTATATCACACTTGGATCTAATAGACAGTGGAGacagaacatttagttgttttctgtctaaaatagCTATGATGCCCCTTTTCCATGAATGCTGGAATAATTTGGTTTCTTCATCAGTCCCACATGACATGTTTTCCACTTTTTCCAGACTACCTGGGATGATGTAGCAAACAGTTGATCAGTCAGCTGGTCAATCACTTGAGTTGTTTGCTACATCAGAATTcatcagaaaaaaaagtgtttcaatttcCTCTATGTGCATTTACTTTCATGAAAATAAAGGCAAAAACCACCTCAAGTTAAGTGAAAAAAAGTGCTGCTGTTTCTTTAAACATTTTCCAAAGTGAAAGTGACTTAAGGGGTTATtgactctggtccacactcataTTAGGTGAGAGTAATGCACCTTAATACACGATCACACCTGCTGGAAAATGTTAAGATGAAGAGGAATTATGAGCTGCTGAAGAAACAGTACATTGAGGACTCCATGAAAAGTGAATATCAACAGCTCATTCTCAGCAGTTCTTATTTTcaagtgattatacactaataaaaacatatttatgaGTATTATTTTCAATTTCTGCAACTAGATCctcctaaatattacacactgaatagttaaatcaaaatcagaattAAAATCGCCAGTCAAATACATAATTTCCTTCATCGAGCACCAAAAGTCTTCAGTTGGCCAACACTCACAAAAATGATAATGAATTTAATAAATATCCTTCCCCCTttcatataaaatatacaaatgcacaAATATCACCTCCACACTCAGAATAATGAAGACTGTGGTATTCAACCGGGTTGCAGAGGTGATAAATGGAAGGTTCTGATTCTGAGGCAACTCGACTAATGTGGTGTTTAGCGTAGAAAGCCCAGTGATCTGTCAGTGTACGATAGGTATGATTTTAAGAAGTATCAGTGTTAACCAGCAAGACAGACAAGTCCCAACACGCCTGAAATTACACAAATACAATAGGCGCTCTCAACGCAGCAGCCAATAATAAGAGAGCAAGCGAGGGGTGTTATCTGAGAGTTTGTCTCCTTTACCAGTGACACTGTGGGTCTGATGAAAATACGTTATCCTTGGAAACAGCAGATGACAGATGAAGGATTGATGCTGGTACTCTGTGTGCCACAGGAACATGGTTCACTCCGTTCATAAAAGGATGCTACTGCTGCAACATCCGTGCCTTTCCCCGCCTTCTTGTCACCCCCCACCCATGTTTTCAGTTTGCACGAGCCCAAACAACTGGCCATGTGGACACCAGTCATCCTAGTGGAGCCCTGAGGATCCCTCTGTGTCTCTGGGCAGGGCTCCGTTAAGCTCTAGAAGACCATCGATTCCCAGATACCCCAGCAGAATCTCACTGCGGCGGTGGGACAGGTTCAGGATGTCCTCAGCCAGACACTGAGTAGAGGTGAAGCGGACTTTGTCATGATCAACATATCCTTAAGGTACTGAACGATTTGTTGCTgcagatgagaaaaaaaagagagatgattggttattttcttttttctttcaagtGTAATTTATATGGACCGTTAATGAATTACACTGGAACTGCATGCCTCACCTTGAAGATAGTGCACACTTCACTTAAGTGCTGCCTCGGTCCTAAAAACCCAAAGCTAAAACTGGGCTCACATGTTCTGATATGGCATAGAAGTGGGAGATAAAACCATCAGGGACCTAGCAGGAGTATGAAGAGAaacaaatgttgaaaaaaaaaaaaaacacatttggagaAACAAATGAACTGTTCAGTTTTAAATTTTGTTGAAGCTCACCATGAGAAGACGCCTCTTGGCTTTTAAGACAGACCAACACGCAGTGGCCAGAGCCTAACGAAATAACAGAACTGTAAGTATAGGAGCTTGGAACAAACCCCAATGTGATAAAGGTATTTCTGTGTGAATGGGTGTATTTTAACTAACCGTCTctttaaagctgtcagacaaccAGCGGTTCCTTAACACAGCTACCACAGAGGATGGGGGGCTCTCCAGGTCTTCAAATGCATCCATCAGGATAAAGTCCAAGACTATGTCAAAGAAGTTCATGCACACCACCTGCAGAGATAGAGTTATATCAAAAGGAACGGTTTAATTTACTACAACGGTACCTTGACTTACGAGTTTACTTCGTTCCATGACTGAGCTCATAACTCAATTTGCTCGTATATCAAATCAGTATTCgcattgaaataaattaaaatgcaACAAATCCATTCCAGCCCCGTAAGTCAAAATATGTCAAGATAATGTCTGGCATATCCAAAACATATTTCTAATCTATATATGTTCTGGacgacctcttttcacctcttccagatACACGGcaaagcgtttcagcacctccACTCTGGACAGCGACCGAACTTTGTTGTGTGGCAGGAGAGAATACCTGTAATATCTAATTGAACCTAAtatcaaaaactaaaactaaaaaactaacaaactaaaataaTATAAGTTTAAACTAAATACTCAGTAATTTTCCAACGCCACAGGAAGCCTCAGCAGAAAGATGAAAGAGCCTCATGTAGCCCCGGAGCTGCCTGGTAGGATATATAAAAATGGGGTTGACAGGAGGAACCCGTCAGTACTCCTCAAGATGATGAGCAGAGACATGGAGGATCTGGCACCAGGATGCCTACTAGCTGTGCTCCAACATTTTCCTTTTTATTGGCTACGATGACTAGCAGCAGTGTATCTGAAGCTCGCTCATAACTAGGATTTTGACTCacaactcaaagcaaaaaaataaaaataaataaataaatcacgtAAGTGACGGCTTGTAACTTGGAAAACTTGTAAGTTGGTGCACTcctaagtcaaggtaccactgtactTGGTTATGTACAGCATGACCCAACTGTTGGCTGGACATCAATTAAAATTTAATTCAGGCTAGTAACTAGGCATTTTGAATTTGTGTAAGAGCATGCCCACAAATAAACTGATCGACATGTATGCCATTGGGCTGATGAGTAATATCAACAAATTAGAAGAAAACCTTTGCAaggtttcagttagttttacagATTTTAATTTAATCATTAGTGACATGCATTCAGCAAAGCACAGGCAACAAGCTGAAAAACCAAATGACGAGAACATTACTCACCCCTCGGCCGTCCAGCTCCATCTTAGTGATGGGCCAGGTTTCCTCTCTCTGAGTGTACAGCAGCATGTCCTCATAACTCTCTAGGAAGGCTTTTGGACTCTGtgttaaaggaaaaaacaaaaggatCAATAAGGAACATGTTAAAGGGTGTCCCGTTTGTTTGAATTAAAATGTATGATTACAGTCATTACATATACTATATAATCCACATCCATTTGTATGGTTAATAAGAAAAATGCACAGATGAGGGCCCATTTTGAAATGGATTCTGAAACACTGAATCTAAAATTTTATAAACATAcaaccaaaatgaataaaaatgtggtGTTAAAATGTAGGAAAGGACAGAGCTTTACTCTGCAAATATCAAACAAACGTATGACCTTGCAGTCCTTTGTGATTGTATTGAACAGTACAACATTGCAATTCAATTTACTGTGCAGTGGTTAAGGTAAACTGATGTTTTACCTTGTTTGCTTTGACCATCAACCCAGCAATCATCTGCTTTCCAGTCTCCATGAAGAATGTACGGTGAGTTTCATCCAATAACAGaacctgtaagaaaaaaaaattacggaTTTCTACTAAAGTCTGAATATGTTTCTTTATCACACTGTTAGATGATGAAAACCACGTCCTGAATGACCTTCTTACTCTTTAGTAACAATCCTTCAGGGAACATTTTTTATAAAGTATTTCTGAGATTTGGGCTGCAGACAGTGCTTTCATTAAGAGGTCACCCAAATGTTTGCAATCATGGCAGCATGCAATAGATATTTTATATGTAATTACTAGTGCTGTAAAATACTGTGCAGATGAAGACAGTTTTGCACCAATCAAGGGtcaagaataaaatattttaaagcaAGAGGATTGACCCTTCCTTTTTCAGGTAGGTTTCCACATTAACTCACAAAAGGACATCTTATCACAGTCATTTTCGCAATGCAAACAAAAAGGTCGAACAAACCTGGAATGCTTGTCTCACACAGTGAAGCTTGGCAAGGAAATCTTGGTCACTATAACATTCAAGTAATTCAGTCCTGGTGAAGGGAGAGGAGTATAAAACTTAATAAAACCTTCTGCTGCTCTTGGAGTATTTCAGATCTGTAGACTTTAGTATCTGGATGAAGACTTTATGCTTTAGTTACCTTAGAGACCTGTAGGCTACTTTACTCTCATGCACTAGAGCCAAGGCCTCCTCATAAAGCGCTGCCGGCCTCAGTGGCTGGTAGACCTCATCTAGAGTCATGGCATCAAACAACTACACagacataaaacacacagatCTTTGTGCACAGTTCATGTACTACACAAAAACAGCATTTGCATCTGTAAGACATTTCAGTATATTATTAGTATATTTCCAATACAGAAACTCTAGTAGGGTCTGGAAATCAGTGATCTTATCTAACCTCTGCAGCCGAGAAGAAGGAGTCGTCAGAGGTAACAGTAGTAGCATCATCATCTTGCAGTCTGTGGAAACTCTCCACTTGAGGCAGGATAAGGGTTCCTTCACTTTCTGCCAAATGAACACACACCACAAACAAACTGACACCTTGTGCAAGAATGAAAATCACAAGTTTTCAAGTTCTTTTTGCCATGCAGCTCTCTCTAGTTCTCCCTCCAACGTAAGTCAATGATCAGAATTTCTTTCCTCTTCACGGTTCTTGTGTCTGAGTTTCCTGTATCCACTAAGAAAACCTGCTGTCTTACCAAAGTCTGCCAGTACGCTGTCTGTTGGGATGCTACTGCCAAAATCCTCCTGTAGATGATATGCCCTGTGCAGTAGGGTTTCTAACTTCTCAGCAAAGACTTTATTACGGTCTTCAACCTATAAGCGAAGAGGGAAAAACAATACAAGGGATCTGAGATGTTCTAATATCATTTTAGGGGGAATGGgcgagcgaatgaataatggatcaataatgtaaagcgctttgggtgtctagaaaagcactatataaaatccaatccattattattatttatatacatgATTCAATTACTATATAAACATGCCAAATGCACTAATATTGTACTTGTATAATTCTGTACATGGACTAAACAGTAGTCATATTCTTTCTAGGAGTCTGTTACTATACAACagttaccttggaaacatctGCACACATTGCCCCTGCAATGCAAGGCTGTTGCTGGAGGACGAGTGAGTGTGGTGCCGTATGTTCAGAGCCTGTTCCCATTTTTGCAAAGCTTCCTCAAACAGCTCCATCCCTTTTGGAAAAATAATGCTGTAATCTGACCATACTGACAAGCCAGAACTGAACAAGGGCAAGTGTGACTTTACAGTACGTGTCTGCTTACCCATTAGATAAAGATTCTCTGCATTTGCGTCTTCTACAGCCCCCGACTCTTCTACGACCGGTTCTGCCTCCCAGGGTGTAGATGGATTTGCAGACTGATTTGGAGAGCTTGGAACCCGCATCTGctccagacaaaacaaacaaatgaacaaaacacagtTCCAACATCCATCAAAAATTTTACCAGGGGTATAATACAatctaacaacaaaaaaatatggaaaaaaaactttTAGAACTAACAGATGCCAGGCTGTGTGAGGAACTTGAATGTTTACTCGGTGCCAGGGAAGAAATCCCACTCATGGTGTCATTGCTCCGAGTGCTAGGACTCATCATCTGTCGCCCTGTGAGTGGCCCTATACAGAGGAAGACATTCTCTTGTTAGCATGTTTTTTTAAGAGCTGTAACAGTACATTATATTTACAATATGTCCAAAGCAATGGTAGAAGCGACAATAAATCATCTTTCCTTGGCAGTGAACTGagttatttgactttgttttaaaatcattttgaacCTTCCCATTCTGATGCTGATGTTGATTAAGCCATTACACATTATTCTACATCATTAAATCATCTAAAGCTCATCATCTTTCATCTCATCTATATTGCATTACTATGTATGTAGCATTTTACTACTGTAGATGTTTAAGGTTGGGCTTTTTATAACTGTTTTGTATACttatacttcatatactatttgCATTACAGCAATGTATAAGATTTTGTAGGATCATCATATCCTCAAAGCACCTCTTTTCTGCTACAGTTACATACCTCTGAAAAGACAACTTTTCATGAGTTTGTTGATCCAAGAGGTGCTTTAAGGAGTTTACTGAGCTAAAGATGAATGATATGTCTCAACCTATAAAGTCACACTAAGATTCCACTACTGTTCTAATGTGGCTGGTGTTAAATGATGGTATGCACACCTCTCTTTAGTGATGAAGGCCTTCCTGTTTTAATCAGCACCTCAGGAATTCCTACAGTCTTCTGGCCATCCTTCCCCCGagttgtctgttttctttttctccctcGCCTCTTCAACTGATGAGCTGTCAAAGCCAGTGCCACACTGCCCAGCGCTGTGGCAAACAGCACCTTCTTTAGGCTTGGAGTAAGCCGTAGCTGAGAAAATATAGACTGAAAGCAGGAGAAACAGTGAGAATAGAGGTAAGGATGACTATCAACATAAGAATTTAGTCAAAACATGttccttttatttgtatttgtatgtatgtccatctgtctatccatGGGCTACATGCAAATGTTACAAGATGCAAAACTTAACGGTGCATGAGCACAGAGGTTTACCTGTCCAAAGGTGGAATAGAGAAACACCGGTATCTCTGCTACAGTCATGGCCAAAGCCTGAGCGATGGACATCCCGTCTGCTCGTTTCATGGACATCTCAGGAATCAGAAATCCAAGCTCCTTGACTTTTGTTCAGCTACAAAAAGGCGTTCTTTCTGTTCTGAGGTCAGCCAGCTCAGGGCTTGCTGAGGAGCTGTCTGCCCTCATTCACTCCTGAACTTGTACTCCACATTGATCCAATGCCTCACTGAAGTTTTATTGTCCTACAGATAAGACAAACATTTTGTAAATCACCTTAGCATACTCTTCATTTCTACGTCAAAGGACCACAGCTATACACACTATTACCAGACAGTTCTACAGTTGACTTTTGGTGAAACCCCTTTAGGTATTTAATTACACTGCAAACGTTCATGGTTTAAGCTTGCATTAACTGTTAAGTAGTAGAGCAACTTGACTAGCTGCCAGCTTCTTAACTATCTGCACAGTCTGGTATGTAGCCAGAAGTGGAGCCTATCCACAACTACAGAAAATGACAGGCAGCAGGTGAACTACAGCTAGCGTGGTAGACTTACTTCATCCCAAAATGCCTAACCTAACTTTACAGATTATGCTAACATGTGACAAAAGGAATTACTCTTTCTTACAGACGGGACAAAATTAATAATGAGAAATAAGCTGTGGCTTGAAACAGACCTGACTCTATACAGGACACAGCAAGCTAACTGGTTAGCAGTTAAGGCCCTGAATGGACCCTGTCAACATTTTACTAATTTTTGCATCATAATTGTAAAGCAAGTCTGAAGtctgtgacatttttgttaatgACTGGCcaaatttaacagaaaaaaaacaggcaacagTCCTCACAGTCGAGCCAGTTAACATTAGCTAGCGCAGTAGCTAGCCTAGCACTGTCTGATCTGCCAGCATCGCATCACAACATCACCGGGTCAACAGGACATAAGCTTTTAAAGGTGACACCTAACGGGCTACAGACACGCAGTACAAATCTCATCACCGACACAACTAATAGCATAATCCCCAACATACGTACTTACCGTCGGCATCCAAGGCGTCAGGAAAGGACATTCCCGTGTCACAGACAGTGATAAACCACACACTAGCGTTTGGCTGGGGGGCGGTGTTTTATTAACGTAGAATATTGACACCGCCATTGACCAATGACTGACGGCGCATGGAAGGCTGTTTCATTTGTTAGCCAATTGGAATGAAGGTAGGCGGGAGAATGGTGTTAAAGGTCCAATCAGGTCGAAGATCATAAAGCACTGTACCTGACCGGATACAGAAGAGAAAGTTGACACAAGGTTTaaaataatgatatatttaaaagaaaattaagtTAGTCATGTAAGTATTTGCATCAGATTAAATCTGACTAAATATCAGGTTCCTGTACAGCCACTTTTTGATCCTAGAAAGTGAAAGTTTGGTCAGGATTGTGCACACAGACTTCTGCTGCCTCTATTAAAATGTTTTACATTATTGGATTATTTACACATCTGACTAGCTTCTTCACtttcatttcttttattattttgggATATTTTGACTTAAACTGAATTACTACACTACCACATTTTTGGAAAAAGTATTGTACTTTGTGCTCCATTAGAATGACTGCAAATAGATGTAGTTTTAGTTGCTTTGTACACTCGTGTtgtgaatacaaaaaaaaaaaactcttcaactattttttttttaattaattaatttatttgtttattttacattttttatttttaatagatGAAGCTACCCACAATTACCAGGGGCAACGTCTAAAACGATCCACTGATGCACCAGTAATAAGTGGAATATGTGTTAATGTGAAATAGGCCTCAGCAGGCACTTCTACTTTTTGGTACTTTAGTATTTAGAGTTTTATTCAGCAGTGGTTTAGAATGTAAGCCTTTCACTGTGCCATCGTGACATTGACTTCAATGAAAAAGCACTTATCTCCACTGCATTACAGCACCACACTGTACAACGGCTATATTATTTTACAGGACTTCATATTTTGAACAGCAAAGGGTAaggactaatgtaaagcaaatgtatatttctgttgtgggtgtcagaatgtggaattctttggcaatggaatagaagagctgtacaaatattttttttcagtttaagaggttatataaggagagaatagagaagctttataaaagcatgtaatgaaataattttacttacagattttggatttctttttttttttctttgactatcatgtaaactgtttactgtaatagctatAATGGCAATGTATCTGATGTatgcagatgtttcaagaaaggggcaggtattataagttttcttcatcctgctccttttcaatcaTTTAGACtggaattaataaatgaaatgaaatgaaattttgatAGTTTTACAAGTAGAGCTTGAAAgcaacaaaaacattttattactattattattattattggcacaaagcaaatttacataacaagaatgggaaaaatattacagaagagTTATATAGAAATGCATTTGGTGGTGGAATggttaaacacaactattacaactatctgaaacaaaataaacaaaaaagattaAGACATTTGAATTGGAATGAAAATactgaaacagaaagaaaaacaaataaataaatctgactggacaatagagcacaaaggactaaggcaagatacaattaaaacagcaagaacttagataaactaaaataaacttttatggctttttttggacatatttacaatatactcAAGAGATTTGTAATATTTAACAACATCACACACAAACAAGTTAAAGGAGGGGTTTGTGTTTTTCCACTTACAAGTATGAATATAGTATTTACCCACAGGAGAGACAAATACTCTTTATAATAACACGGAACAGCGGTTTccagtttgtgtatttttatttttcagaatataATACGTAGACAGTTCATTACCTCAGTACAGACACTGTGTgcacttagagcaggggtgtcaaactcattttcttccgggggccacattcagtccaatttaatctgaagtgggccggatcagtcaaataatagcataatagccaataaataatgacaactccaaattgttttagtgcaaaaaaaaaagaaacgttcagttatgccaatatttatatttacaaattatccaaacaaaaaggatgtgaataacctggaaaaaaatgaaatttgttaagaaatataagtataatTTGATCAAttttatgcctcgacttatcatttatacatgtgcattacagatgaaATCTACAAAgccacaaaacgtttagtaacaggcagaatattgttaaattgaacttaattttctttagacatttcaggttgttcatatttgttcaggttattcacattttattgttgaagtatagtttcttaatgtaaatattttcataatataatgttttttgcactaaaatcaaGGAgtaaaaaaatggtgttgtcattatttataggttattatgatatcatttttgagatgccctaacttgcactttgcaaattcatcccgcgggccagattggaacctttggcgggccagttttggcccccaagccacatgtttgacacctgtgacttagaggATTGTAGTGATGgtacttttggctctttgaagggagccgttcaatcaggagctgttcactgaaaagagccattcgaaagactggctcttttatgttttttgcattattttgaaacaccaatgttttcatgactaaacaggctacatgtggtgattgacattacattttaaaggtgtttaattggcgcggcagtaatattatcttaccataaaaaaaaaaaatagctagttaaaatgtgtgggctaaatccatgacatgagaggtgacattaggcaaatgctggaattggaccaaaaacatcatggtacattatgtggactagtctgtagcctaaaaatgaagaagaaaataaaacattttcttatgaaataacattttattctcctcaaaacaagaacaataaatgtgtgtaaacaaacggaaaaaactgcacaaaacacaacactgattaatcactgcaattacttaaatacctgaactatagtgcaattctcagaacaagaacagtatggggtgacacggtggtgcagtggttagcactcgtgcctcacagcaagaaggtcgtgggttcaattccaacaccagtcgacgggtgggacctttctgtgtggagtttgcatgttctccccgtgtttgcatAGGTTCTCTCCGGGTAGTACTGAGGCCGGGTGCataggttcattggttaatctaaattgcccatacattgaacgtgagagtgattgtttgtctctacatgtcagccctgcaatgaactggcaaaacGTCCAGTCCAGTAGTTATTGAATATGTAATCATATGTGGAGTTGAGACAGGCCTTGACGCAGTCC
This region of Sphaeramia orbicularis chromosome 12, fSphaOr1.1, whole genome shotgun sequence genomic DNA includes:
- the LOC115429779 gene encoding LOW QUALITY PROTEIN: mitoguardin 2-like (The sequence of the model RefSeq protein was modified relative to this genomic sequence to represent the inferred CDS: inserted 2 bases in 2 codons; substituted 2 bases at 2 genomic stop codons), yielding MSMKRADGMSIAQALAMTVAEIPVFLYSTFGQSIFSQLRLTPSLKKVLFATALGSVALALTAHQLKRRGRKRKQTTRGKDGQKTVGIPEVLIKTGRPSSLKRGPLTGRQMMSPSTRSNDTMSGISSLAPSKHSSSSHSLASMRVPSSPNQSANPSTPWEAEPVVEESGAVEDANAENLYLMGMELFEEALQKWEQALNIRHHTHSSSSNSLALQGQCVQMFPRXLLYKHLRSLVLFFPLRLXVEDRNKVFAEKLETLLHRAYHLQEDFGSSIPTDSVLADFESEGTLILPQVESFHRLQDDDATTVTSDDSFFSAAELFDAMTLDEVYQPLRPAALYEEALALVHESKVAYRSLRTELLECYSDQDFLAKLHCVRQAFQVLLLDETHRTFFMETGKQMIAGLMVKANKSPKAFLESYEDMLLYTQREETWPITKMELDGRGVVCMNFFDIVLDFILMDAFEDLESPPSSVVAVLRNRWLSDSFKETALATACWSVLKAKRRLLMVPDGFISHFYAISEHVSPVLXFGFLGPRQHLSEVCTIFKQQIVQYLKDMXDHDKVRFTSTQCLAEDILNLSHRRSEILLGYLGIDGLLELNGALPRDTEGSSGLH